The Pyxidicoccus xibeiensis genome includes the window TCTGGCGCGACGCGGCGGGGCGGTTCAGCTTTGCGTCCTACCTGGTGCGCCTTCGGTTGAAGAAGGGGCTATGGCCCGAGTTCCTGTGGGCCACGCTCAACAGCCCTTATGGCAAGTATCGGCTGTTCAATGCCGCCAAACAGGCCGTCAGCATGGCCAACGTCAGCCCCACCGACCTGGCCCGCATCACCATTCCGTTGCCATCGCCGGAAGAACAGCAGGCCTTCGCCGATTTCGTTCGCGACATCGAAGCCCAGCGCAAGCAGTTGATTGAAACCGTGGAGTCTTTCGACAAGCTGATGCCAGCCCTGGTCGCGCAAGCCCTCTCGGGCCGCCTTACCGCCGCCTGGCGCGAGCAACACCGCGCCGAGCTGGACGCCGCCATCCGCGCGCGCGACGAAGCCCTTGGTGCGCCCACGCGGAGCGAGGCGGTGCAGCCCACCGTGCGCGCGCCACCCGAGCGTTCCACGGGCTTTGCCCGCCCGCGCCGGCAGGCCCTGATCGATCAGCTCTCCGCTTTTCAGCGAGAGGTGTTGAGCACGCTGCGCCACGAGTGGCGCAGCGCGGTGCTGGTCGATGACCCGGCGGTGTTCGATGACTTCTGCACCAGCCCGCGGACGGCCTGGCGGCTGGAGGGCTTCGCCGCCGGGCGTGACGAGGTGCGCCGCGCGCTGGAGCAGCTGGCGGCGATGGGCCTCGTCCGCAAGATGAGCCTGCCACACGACAACCGGTCTACCCTCCGCACCGAGTTCCTGACCGCCTTTCGCCCGCTGCGCGGAGACGAAACCGGCAGCCGCGCCGAGGAAGACACGGCCTTGCAGGATGCCGAGCAGGTGGTCGAGAAACTCAAGCGCCGCGAGCAAGAGGGGCGCTGAATGCGGCTGCGCTACCTGCACCTGGCGCATTACCCGCCGCTGGCGGATCTGGCGGTGGACTTCAGCCTGCGCGCGCCCTGGGGGGCCTTCGAGCCGCGGGGTGGGGCTGCAAACTGCTCCATCCATTTCGTGATTGGCTTGAACGGCAGCGGCAAGAGCCATCTGCTACGCGCCGTCTCCTCCACCTTCCTCGCCTTGGCTGATGAGCGCCTGCCGCCATTCCCGGTG containing:
- a CDS encoding restriction endonuclease subunit S produces the protein MKWPQGWRETSLLQVCELNPRLTAEEKPAGDTPVSFVPMSAVDESIGAIIEPETRSFAEVQKGYTPFREGDLLFAKVTPCMENGKAALARDLVNGFGFGSTEFHVLRPMPNVLLAEFLFHFVRQSWFRAQAAAAFVGTGGLQRVPPEFFKRVRLPLPPLPEQQRIVEMLREADALVQDKSSAAQRFDKLVQARYRQQFGPYFASDGLRSPVRIGEYLESAQYGISEAMGESGSHAVLRMNSITTSGWWNLRDLKYADVSTRDAKATELRDGDVLFNRTNSKELVGKCAIWRDAAGRFSFASYLVRLRLKKGLWPEFLWATLNSPYGKYRLFNAAKQAVSMANVSPTDLARITIPLPSPEEQQAFADFVRDIEAQRKQLIETVESFDKLMPALVAQALSGRLTAAWREQHRAELDAAIRARDEALGAPTRSEAVQPTVRAPPERSTGFARPRRQALIDQLSAFQREVLSTLRHEWRSAVLVDDPAVFDDFCTSPRTAWRLEGFAAGRDEVRRALEQLAAMGLVRKMSLPHDNRSTLRTEFLTAFRPLRGDETGSRAEEDTALQDAEQVVEKLKRREQEGR